A region of the Serinicoccus profundi genome:
GTACCTGCGGGCGGAGTGATCAGACCTCGGTACTTCTGAGTCGAATCGTTGCGTAGGCGAACTCAACGAGGTACGTGTTGAGGTTCTTGACAGCTTCCTCGGCGGACTCAACGTCCTTCCTGAGGATCGCGGTCAAGATTGCACGGTGCAGACGGGCGCCGGCGTGGATCTCAACTTCTATGTCTTGGACGTGGGCGAACCAGAAGCGCCTGGAGAGCCCTTGCAAGGGTGCGATCGCATCCGCCAGGTAGTCGTTGTGAGCCGCGCGCACTATCAGGCCGTGGGTGTCCCGCACGGTCCCGGCGTACTCGTCCATGGTGAAGTTGTTGCGGTCGAGCTTGGAGGCCATCTGCTCCATGGGGC
Encoded here:
- a CDS encoding GntR family transcriptional regulator, coding for MGSGAKAEEAYSALEELIVFQRLEPGSLVSEAQLTELTGLGRTPIREALQRLARHRMVHIYPNRGVLIPATSVEEQLRLLELRLSLEELAVRLACERATESDRRPMEQMASKLDRNNFTMDEYAGTVRDTHGLIVRAAHNDYLADAIAPLQGLSRRFWFAHVQDIEVEIHAGARLHRAILTAILRKDVESAEEAVKNLNTYLVEFAYATIRLRSTEV